In the Diachasmimorpha longicaudata isolate KC_UGA_2023 chromosome 1, iyDiaLong2, whole genome shotgun sequence genome, one interval contains:
- the LOC135159972 gene encoding ubiquitin-conjugating enzyme E2 T-like isoform X1, giving the protein MATINKVSERRLARELSKLMTKPPEGISCYQRESQMNLLIATVSGPQGSPYEGGLFKLEVEISDHYPFQPPKMKFITPVYHPNIDTGGRICMDLLKVPKDGSGGWNPTITLESLLVAIQLLLENPNPDDPLMPDIADEYRLNKQVFEKKARRFTDNHAKN; this is encoded by the exons ATGGCGACGATTAATAAG GTATCCGAAAGAAGACTGGCGAGAGAGCTCTCGAAACTCATGACGAAGCCCCCCGAAGGAATATCCTGCTACCAGAGGGAGAGCCAAATGAACTTGCTCATTGCCACTGTCTCGGGGCCTCAGGGAAGCCCCTACGAAGGTGGATTATTCAAGCTGGAGGTAGAGATCAGCGACCATTACCCCTTTCAGCCTCCAAAAATGAAGTTCATCACACCAGTGTACCATCCGAACATCGACACCGGGGGAAGGATCTGCATGGATCTGCTCAAGGTCCCCAAGGATGGATCTGGTGGCTGGAATCCTACCATAACTCTGGAAAGCCTTCTTGTTGCTATTCAGCTGCTTCTGGAAAATCCCAATCCCGATGATCCTCTCATGCCAGACATTGCTGATGAGTATCGACTCAATAAACAggtctttgagaaaaaagcAAGAAGATTTACTGATAATCATGCAAAGAATTAA
- the LOC135159972 gene encoding ubiquitin-conjugating enzyme E2 T-like isoform X2, producing the protein MTKPPEGISCYQRESQMNLLIATVSGPQGSPYEGGLFKLEVEISDHYPFQPPKMKFITPVYHPNIDTGGRICMDLLKVPKDGSGGWNPTITLESLLVAIQLLLENPNPDDPLMPDIADEYRLNKQVFEKKARRFTDNHAKN; encoded by the coding sequence ATGACGAAGCCCCCCGAAGGAATATCCTGCTACCAGAGGGAGAGCCAAATGAACTTGCTCATTGCCACTGTCTCGGGGCCTCAGGGAAGCCCCTACGAAGGTGGATTATTCAAGCTGGAGGTAGAGATCAGCGACCATTACCCCTTTCAGCCTCCAAAAATGAAGTTCATCACACCAGTGTACCATCCGAACATCGACACCGGGGGAAGGATCTGCATGGATCTGCTCAAGGTCCCCAAGGATGGATCTGGTGGCTGGAATCCTACCATAACTCTGGAAAGCCTTCTTGTTGCTATTCAGCTGCTTCTGGAAAATCCCAATCCCGATGATCCTCTCATGCCAGACATTGCTGATGAGTATCGACTCAATAAACAggtctttgagaaaaaagcAAGAAGATTTACTGATAATCATGCAAAGAATTAA